GAGTTTGCAGTTGGCTGTTAAGGCCAAAATAATAGTTAAACAGTTCAGTTGGCAGGGTGCGGAGAATGTCAGCAATAATCCTGGCACGGCTTCGGTTAACCCGGTGTTTGACGGCAACTATGTGGCTTGGAGCGAAGTAATGTCTTCGGGCGACACGGAGGCGTATATGTCTTTATACAAGGATTTTGTATGGCAGCCCGCTAAAAACTACAGCAATAATCCGACCCAGCCTTCGGCATACCCCCAGATTGCCTACCGCCAGAATGTTGACGGCAACAAGATGACCACGGTTTGGACCGAAGGCACCGGGCCCCTCTATTCGCTCATCGCCCGTGATTCTGCTGGTGCGGTTACCCCGAAATTGGCCGCCGATGTGGGCGGAACCGAACCTTCCATTTACACCATAGAACGGGACGGTTATCTGGTTTACGGGCAGACCAAGTCCAAGACCTCCGTCATCACCGTGGACTATGACAGCACGGCTTTGGAGTATTACCTGCCGACCCTGGACCGGGAACAGAAACAAACGCTAAAGATGAGCCTGTACCAGGAATATGCGGATAAGGCCGATCACGTCTACCAGGTCTGGGTGGACCAGGTATCATTGGGCGCGGTTAAAGTGCCATCCAGTTGGTGACTTTTGAGAAAGACCTGCCCAATGCGGTCAGCCACGACGGCGAAGGCGTTTTGAAGATCGTGAACTTAAAGAAAGGGGCCATCGTAACCTGCGACAACTGGCAGCTTTTCGCTTACGACAAGGCTACCGGCAACAACAATGACGGCGGCGGGGCGCAATCGGATATGAGTGAAGCCAGGCCAGCGGCCTACCGCTATGAATTGATGCAGAACGTGCCCAACCCCTGCAAACAATTCACAATGATCAATTATCAATTAGCCAAGTCCGGCCAGGTCAGCCTTAAGGTTTACAATACCCTGGGCCAGGTGGTAAAAACCCTGGTCAACGAAAGCCAGAACCCCGGGCCGTATAGCGTCAAATGGGACGGCCGGGACGAAACGGGCCGGCAGGTTTCAGCGGGTATTTACTTCTACCGTATAGTATCGGGAGAGTTCAGCAGTGTCAAGAAGATGGTGGTGC
This is a stretch of genomic DNA from candidate division TA06 bacterium. It encodes these proteins:
- a CDS encoding T9SS type A sorting domain-containing protein: MTFEKDLPNAVSHDGEGVLKIVNLKKGAIVTCDNWQLFAYDKATGNNNDGGGAQSDMSEARPAAYRYELMQNVPNPCKQFTMINYQLAKSGQVSLKVYNTLGQVVKTLVNESQNPGPYSVKWDGRDETGRQVSAGIYFYRIVSGEFSSVKKMVVLR